From the Pirellulales bacterium genome, one window contains:
- a CDS encoding cupin domain-containing protein has protein sequence MSAYFVDKKDCSHHTIFTGVDIFTAAGGSMMLSLVEFEPHAVVEEHSHPHEQMGLMLEGEAEFIIGGESRIVGPGTMWRIPGGVKHKVIAGDRPVRALDVFHPIREDYR, from the coding sequence ATGTCCGCCTACTTTGTCGATAAGAAGGATTGTTCGCACCATACCATATTTACGGGAGTCGACATTTTTACGGCCGCCGGCGGCTCGATGATGCTGTCGCTGGTCGAGTTCGAGCCCCATGCCGTCGTCGAGGAGCACAGCCATCCGCACGAGCAGATGGGCCTGATGCTGGAAGGCGAGGCGGAGTTCATCATCGGGGGCGAATCGCGGATTGTGGGTCCGGGGACGATGTGGCGGATACCCGGCGGAGTCAAGCATAAGGTCATCGCGGGCGACCGCCCCGTGCGGGCGCTCGACGTTTTCCATCCCATACGCGAGGATTACCGGTGA